The Brachyspira sp. SAP_772 genome includes the window GAAGAGGCTCTTGAAATATTAGAGAAAGTTGTGTCTTCTACTGCTTTTGATATTGTTGTTGTGGACTCTGTTGCAGCATTAGTTTCAAAGGCAGAACTTGCTGGTGATATAGGGGACGCTCATATTGCTTTACAGGCTAGACTTATGAGTCATGCTTTGAGAAAACTTACTGCTATAATAAGCAATACAAATACTGCTGTAATATTCATTAACCAATTAAGACAAAACATTGCTACCACTGGTTATGGTGCTGGTCCTACAGAAACCACTACAGGCGGTAAGGCTTTGAAATTCTATTCTTCTGTAAGGCTTGACATTAGAAGAACTGAATGGATTAAAAAAGGTGATGATACTATAGGTCATAAAGTAAAAATAAAAGTTGTTAAAAACAAATTATCTTCACCATTCAAAGTAGTTAATTTAGAGATAATATTCGGTAAGGGCATATCTTCTGAGGGGCTTTTAATAGATTTAGCAATGGAGGCAAAAATTATCACAAGAAGCGGTGCTTGGTTCTACTACAATGGAGAGCAGATTGCACAGGGTAAGGAGAAGGTGAGAGAACTTCTTGCAGCTGATCCTAAAATGCGTATGGAGCTTGAGATACAGATTAGAGAGGCACTCAATATGGGCGGAGTAGATAAGGTAAAAGAAAAATTAGAAGAGTATCTTGAAAATAAAAACACTGTTATTAAAGAAGATAAAAATCAGGAAGAAGATAAAAAAGAAGAAAAAGCTTCTAAAAAAGCAGATGATACTGACCTTTTAATGAGCGCTGAAGAGGCTTATAACGAATAAATAGATAAATAAATAAAAAAATCGAGAGAGAATATGAATTTAGTTATAAGAAAAGCTAATATAGATGATGTATTTTATATAAGTAAGCTTCATGCTATATGTTGGAAGCAATCTTATAAGGATATTGTATCGGAAGATTTTTTAAAAAAGATATATTTAGATGATTGGTGTGAAGAGTTTTCTG containing:
- the recA gene encoding recombinase RecA — its product is MATKKKETVEIKKDGKSEAIEAITDQINKKYGPGSFMRLGSNKTVNVDVISTGALTLDHALGVGGVPRGRIIEIYGHEASGKTTLTLHIIAEAQKAGGYAAFIDAEHALDPAYANALGVDTDNLYISQPNSGEEALEILEKVVSSTAFDIVVVDSVAALVSKAELAGDIGDAHIALQARLMSHALRKLTAIISNTNTAVIFINQLRQNIATTGYGAGPTETTTGGKALKFYSSVRLDIRRTEWIKKGDDTIGHKVKIKVVKNKLSSPFKVVNLEIIFGKGISSEGLLIDLAMEAKIITRSGAWFYYNGEQIAQGKEKVRELLAADPKMRMELEIQIREALNMGGVDKVKEKLEEYLENKNTVIKEDKNQEEDKKEEKASKKADDTDLLMSAEEAYNE